Proteins found in one Sorghum bicolor cultivar BTx623 chromosome 1, Sorghum_bicolor_NCBIv3, whole genome shotgun sequence genomic segment:
- the LOC8067364 gene encoding uncharacterized protein LOC8067364, translating to MTMKVLVAVDDSDGSRHALAWVLDHLFPAAEQPHQEEPQPALVLVHAQEPLRHVMMYPVGPGSAVYGAPSMMERVRAAQAENARNLLDRANQICHRRGVSAECVVVEGDPREALCRAAQDMGAGLLVVGSRGLGAIKRAFLGSVSDYCAQHASCPIMVVKPPPRENEHAHRATT from the exons atgacgatgaaGGTGCTGGTCGCGGTGGACGACAGCGACGGCAGCCGCCACGCGCTGGCCTGGGTGCTCGACCACCTCTTCCCGGCCGCCGAGCAGCCGCACCAGGAGGAGCCTCAGCCGGCGCTGGTGCTCGTCCACGCCCAGGAGCCTCTCCGGCACGTCATGATGTACCCGGTCGGGCCAG GGTCCGCGGTGTACGGCGCGCCGTCGATGATGGAGAGGGTGCGGGCGGCGCAGGCGGAGAACGCGCGCAACCTGCTCGACAGGGCCAACCAGATCTGCCACCGACGAGGG GTGAGCGCGGAGTGCGTGGTGGTGGAGGGCGACCCGAGGGAGGCGTTGTGCCGCGCCGCCCAAGACATGGGCGCCGGGCTGCTCGTCGTCGGCAGCCGTGGCCTCGGCGCCATCAAGAG GGCGTTCCTGGGGAGCGTGAGCGACTACTGCGCGCAGCACGCGAGCTGCCCGATCATGGTGGTCAAGCCGCCGCCTCGCGAAAACGAGCATGCCCACCGGGCGACGACCTAG
- the LOC8064874 gene encoding uncharacterized protein LOC8064874 yields the protein MYIKIESMRLDWYSNPDNQKLIRAELYQGLVDVISVGETQGSKVGKRIVLPRSFPGCDRDMQQRFLNAMAIVQRFGKPDYFITMTCNPYWEEITSNLEPGQDPQDRPELVARVYRAKLRDLKDLLIKRKYFGEVAAYVHVTEFQKRGLPHEHLLLIMKSGSKLTTPDAYDRVISAEIPDKDKYPDLHDLVISHMLHGPCGVLNKKCACMVNEECRFQYPRQFCEATQQGNDSYPTYRRRDDGRRVKIRKAELDNMWVVPYNPGLLFRYNCHINVEACSSIKAVKYLFKYVYKGHDQASISVNADQNDTDDGVINEIKQYRNARYISAPEAVHRIFGFPMFGVYPAVLQLQLHLPNMQSVTYNEDENLEDVVSRTSSNRTTLTEYFSKNSEEVAARKILYREFPEHYRWITGKKMWQRRKIASAQIGRIVYANPAEGERYFLRVLLNHVRGATSFEDLRTVAGVTYSTFREACEKRGLIETDRSIDDCLTEATTFHMPCALRRLFATILVFGEATNIGGLWEKHKEALGGDFSRDNSNPSIVEQMVLRDIRDMLHSMGKNIRDYGLPPICEMGPTSIDMMKEVREEQNVYVDQEHLDIFNSLNKEQRQGFDEIIQHVFANKSQVFFVDGPGGTGKTFLYKALLARVRSKGLIAIATATSGIAASILPGGRTAHSRFKIPIKIGENTMCSFSKQSGTAELLRRASLIIWDEVAMTKRQCVETLDRSLQDIMECGLPFGGKVMVFGGDSRQVLPVVPRGTRAQVTDATLQKSYLWDKIRKIRLSQNMRAQSDPWFSEYLLRIGNGTEETIGDDYVRLPDDIVIVY from the exons ATGTATATAAAAATTGAGTCCATGAGACTAGATTGGTACTCTAATCCTGATAATCAAAAACTTATACGTGCGGAATTATACCAG GGACTGGTTGATGTTATCTCTGTTGGTGAGACGCAGGGTTCTAAGGTTGGAAAGAGAATTGTGTTGCCAAGATCATTCCCAGGATGCGATCGAGACATGCAACAAAGATTCCTTAATGCTATGGCTATTGTGCAGCGATTTGGCAAGCCTGATTACTTCATCACCATGACATGCAATCCATACTGGGAAGAGATAACAAGCAATCTAGAACCAGGCCAGGACCCACAAGATAGGCCGGAGCTGGTTGCGAGAGTGTACAGGGCAAAATTGCGGGATCTAAAAGATCTACTCATCAAGAGGAAGTATTTTGGTGAAGTCGCTGCATATGTTCATGTTACAGAGTTCCAAAAAAGGGGTCTGCCACATGAGCATTTATTGTTGATTATGAAATCAGGGAGTAAGTTGACCACCCCAGATGCATATGATCGAGTTATTTCAGCAGAGATACCAGACAAGGACAAATATCCAGACTTGCATGATCTTGTTATCAGCCATATGCTACATGGCCCATGTGGAGTGCTAAACAAAAAATGTGCATGCATGGTCAATGAAGAGTGTCGGTTTCAATACCCTAGACAGTTCTGTGAGGCAACCCAACAAGGCAATGACTCCTATCCAACCTACCGGAGAAGGGATGACGGACGTCGAGTCAAGATTAGGAAAGCAGAGTTAGATAACATGTGGGTGGTGCCATACAACCCAGGTCTGCTCTTCAGATACAACTGTCACATAAATGTTGAGGCATGCTCAAGCATTAAAGCAGTGAAGTATCTATTTAAGTACGTTTATAAAGGCCATGACCAAGCATCAATCTCAGTAAATGCAGATCAAAATGATACAGATGATGGTGTCATCAATGAAATAAAACAGTATAGGAATGCTAGGTACATATCTGCACCAGAAGCTGTGCATAGAATATTTGGATTCCCGATGTTTGGAGTTTATCCTGCAGTATTGCAACTTCAGCTACATTTGCCTAATATGCAGTCTGTGACATATAATGAGGATGAAAACCTGGAGGATGTTGTGAGTCGCACCAGTTCTAATAGGACAACACTGACAGAATATTTCAGTAAAAATAGTGAAGAAGTGGCAGCAAGGAAAATATTATATAGGGAATTTCCAGAACACTACCGGTGGATCACAGGGAAAAAGATGTGGCAAAGAAGAAAAATAGCATCAGCGCAGATAGGGCGGATTGTCTATGCTAACCCTGCTGAAGGGGAGAGATACTTCCTAAGAGTACTACTAAATCATGTGAGAGGTGCAACATCTTTTGAGGATTTGAGAACAGTGGCTGGTGTAACATACTCTACTTTTAGGGAAGCGTGTGAGAAAAGAGGCCTTATTGAGACAGATAGATCAATCGACGATTGCTTGACTGAGGCCACCACTTTTCACATGCCGTGTGCCTTGCGGAGGTTGTTTGCTACAATTCTTGTGTTTGGCGAGGCCACTAACATAGGTGGACTGTGGGAGAAGCATAAGGAGGCGCTAGGTGGAGACTTCAGTCGGGACAACAGCAACCCGTCGATAGTGGAGCAAATGGTGCTTAGGGACATAAGGGATATGCTTCACTCGATGGGAAAAAATATTAGAGATTATGGTCTACCACCTATTTGTGAGATGGGTCCAACATCCATTGACATGATGAAAGAGGTTAGGGAGGAGCAGAATGTCTATGTTGACCAAGAACACCTAGATATTTTTAATTCACTGAACAAGGAGCAGAGACAAGGGTTTGATGAAATCATTCAGCATGTCTTTGCCAATAAGAGCCAAGTTTTTTTTGTAGATGGTCCGGGAGGAACAGGAAAGACGTTCCTATACAAGGCGCTCCTTGCTAGAGTTCGATCAAAAGGTTTAATAGCCATTGCAACAGCCACATCTGGTATAGCAGCATCAATATTGCCTGGAGGACGCACTGCACACTCCAGATTTAAAATTCCAATTAAAATTGGGGAGAACACCATGTGCAGCTTTTCAAAGCAAAGTGGCACTGCCGAGTTACTTCGTAGGGCCTCGTTGATTATTTGGGATGAAGTTGCCATGACCAAGCGACAGTGTGTCGAGACACTTGATAGGTCCCTACAGGATATCATGGAATGTGGTTTGCCATTTGGAGGGAAGGTCATGGTATTTGGAGGAGACTCTAGACAGGTCCTTCCTGTGGTGCCACGTGGGACAAGAGCACAGGTAACTGATGCTACTTTGCAGAAATCATATTTGTGGGACAAAATAAGAAAGATACGACTGTCACAAAACATGAGAGCACAGTCAGACCCTTGGTTTTCTGAGTACCTGCTACGAATCGGAAACGGAACCGAAGAAACAATTGGAGATGATTATGTTCGACTCCCTGATGACATTGTGATTGTATACTAA